In Campylobacter sp. MIT 99-7217, a genomic segment contains:
- the guaA gene encoding glutamine-hydrolyzing GMP synthase, translating into MKKVDILVLDFGSQYTQLIARRLREQGFYAEIMPFNVNLSDIKAKEPRGIILSGGPASVYAKDAYFCDKGIFDLGLPILGICYGMQLMAHYFKARVAPAGHKEYGKAQIYLKKDSALFKNLPKKQIVWMSHSDKVESLPKDYEVLATSENSEFCVFANEDLNFYALQFHPEVEHSEFGKSILKNFAKFICKCESSWNMGSFAKEQIKKIREEVGASKVLCAVSGGVDSSVVAALLASAIKDQAIIVFVDNGLLRAGERQQVEFMFKNTLGISLISLDASKLFLSRLKGVLDPEQKRKIIGKTFIEVFEEEAKKHKGVKFLAQGTLYTDIIESSVIGASKTIKSHHNVGGLPEKMSLKLIEPLKEIFKDEVRSLGLELGLSKEVVFRHPFPGPGLAIRIMGEVNEQGLELLRRADTILLEELRSSGWYDKTWQAFCVLLNVKSVGVMGDNRSYDNTICLRVVNASDGMTASFSHLPYELLENISRRIINEVQGINRVVYDISSKPPATIEWE; encoded by the coding sequence ATGAAGAAAGTAGATATTTTAGTTTTAGACTTTGGTTCCCAATACACCCAGCTTATTGCTAGAAGGCTAAGAGAGCAGGGCTTTTATGCTGAAATAATGCCTTTTAATGTAAATTTAAGCGATATCAAAGCCAAAGAGCCAAGGGGTATCATTTTAAGCGGAGGCCCAGCTAGTGTTTATGCTAAGGATGCGTATTTTTGCGATAAGGGTATTTTTGACTTGGGCTTGCCTATTTTAGGCATTTGTTATGGTATGCAATTAATGGCTCATTATTTTAAAGCAAGGGTTGCACCTGCAGGGCATAAAGAATATGGCAAGGCTCAAATATACCTTAAAAAAGATAGTGCTTTGTTTAAAAATTTGCCTAAAAAGCAAATCGTTTGGATGAGTCACTCTGATAAGGTAGAAAGCTTACCAAAGGATTACGAGGTGCTTGCCACAAGTGAAAACAGCGAGTTTTGCGTATTTGCAAATGAAGATCTTAACTTTTATGCCTTGCAGTTTCACCCAGAAGTTGAACACAGCGAGTTTGGAAAAAGCATATTAAAAAATTTCGCTAAATTTATTTGCAAGTGTGAAAGTTCTTGGAATATGGGAAGCTTTGCTAAGGAGCAGATTAAAAAAATCCGCGAAGAAGTAGGAGCTTCTAAGGTGCTTTGTGCGGTAAGTGGGGGCGTTGATAGCTCTGTGGTAGCTGCTCTTTTAGCAAGTGCTATTAAGGATCAAGCTATCATAGTCTTTGTTGATAACGGTCTTTTAAGAGCAGGAGAAAGGCAGCAGGTTGAGTTTATGTTTAAAAACACTTTAGGCATAAGCTTAATCAGCCTTGATGCTAGCAAGCTTTTTTTAAGCCGTTTAAAGGGTGTGCTTGATCCTGAGCAAAAAAGAAAGATCATAGGAAAGACCTTTATCGAGGTCTTTGAAGAAGAGGCTAAAAAACACAAAGGCGTTAAATTCCTAGCCCAAGGCACGCTTTATACTGATATCATTGAAAGTTCGGTTATCGGTGCTAGTAAGACCATAAAATCACATCACAATGTAGGAGGCTTGCCTGAAAAGATGAGCTTAAAATTAATCGAGCCTTTGAAAGAAATTTTTAAAGATGAGGTGCGCTCTTTAGGGCTTGAACTAGGGCTTAGCAAGGAAGTAGTTTTCCGCCATCCCTTTCCTGGTCCAGGTCTTGCTATTCGCATTATGGGCGAGGTAAATGAGCAGGGCTTAGAGCTTTTAAGAAGAGCTGATACTATCTTACTTGAAGAGCTTAGAAGTAGCGGCTGGTATGATAAGACTTGGCAGGCTTTTTGCGTGCTTTTAAATGTAAAAAGTGTCGGCGTAATGGGTGATAACCGCAGCTATGATAATACAATTTGTCTTCGCGTTGTCAATGCAAGTGATGGAATGACGGCTAGCTTTTCGCATTTGCCTTATGAGCTTTTGGAAAATATTAGCCGCCGCATAATAAATGAGGTTCAGGGGATAAACCGCGTGGTTTATGATATATCAAGCAAGCCACCAGCTACGATAGAATGGGAATAA
- a CDS encoding pyridoxine 5'-phosphate synthase — MFLGVNIDHIAVLREARKINDPNFLEAALVASKHCDQITLHVREDRRHAHEKDLEDILTHCPCVVNLECAASKEMIELACKLKPSRITLVPEKRQELTTEGGLKIEPQKLQKVVETLHANDIEVSLFIDANAEDIKKAQLLKADFIELHTGHFANIYSALHTNILKTPYKISALDLPRTKLQKLLDDELERLQEATKLAQSLGLKVAAGHGLNYKNVHLITQIQGICELNIGQSIIARAVFVGLKEAILEMKACMK, encoded by the coding sequence ATGTTTTTAGGTGTGAATATCGATCATATAGCTGTTTTAAGGGAAGCAAGAAAGATTAATGATCCAAATTTTCTTGAAGCTGCTCTTGTTGCTTCAAAGCATTGTGATCAAATCACTCTTCATGTAAGAGAAGATAGACGCCACGCACATGAAAAAGACTTAGAAGATATCTTAACACATTGTCCTTGTGTCGTGAATTTAGAATGTGCAGCAAGCAAAGAAATGATAGAACTTGCTTGCAAGCTAAAACCCTCTCGCATAACCTTAGTTCCTGAAAAAAGACAAGAGCTAACCACAGAAGGAGGCTTAAAAATAGAGCCTCAAAAGCTTCAAAAAGTAGTTGAAACCTTGCACGCAAATGATATAGAAGTTTCACTTTTTATAGACGCAAATGCTGAGGATATCAAAAAAGCCCAGCTTTTAAAGGCTGATTTTATAGAGCTTCACACAGGACATTTTGCAAATATCTATAGTGCCTTACATACAAATATACTCAAAACCCCTTATAAAATTTCAGCTTTAGATCTTCCAAGAACAAAACTTCAAAAGCTCTTAGATGATGAGCTTGAAAGATTGCAAGAGGCTACGAAGCTTGCTCAAAGTTTGGGTTTAAAAGTAGCAGCAGGTCATGGCTTAAACTATAAAAATGTTCATCTCATCACTCAAATTCAAGGCATTTGCGAACTCAATATCGGTCAAAGTATCATAGCAAGAGCTGTTTTTGTGGGCTTAAAAGAAGCTATACTTGAAATGAAAGCTTGTATGAAATGA
- the pdxA gene encoding 4-hydroxythreonine-4-phosphate dehydrogenase translates to MKTKIAISVGDVNGISLELLLKTHKELSKFCEPFYFIHKNLLQQGLKKLGLKAEKLNLVHFEDDLKNELSFKKDKNFTILNYKSKLGMKVSSDFKITPSKIDKKSGLYSFLSFKAASNFTYQGFADALLTLPIHKKAWQEAHIEYKGHTQALSDFFKREAIMMLGCSKLFVGLFTEHIPLKEVSKRISLEPLSKFLTRFALNTGFEKVGVLGFNPHASDFGAIGGEEEKIMKQAIKIANAYLAFKNSSRTKQSEFLSKMELKDKKSLFKKLLEDENLIDELKKLSKYKEIYLKEILVSDSAFTKNSLKRCNRLVCMYHDLGLAALKALYFEKSINVSLNLPIIRTSVDHGTAFDIAYKNAKINTKSYKEAAKMAVKFAQTKKMS, encoded by the coding sequence ATGAAAACAAAAATAGCTATTAGTGTAGGCGATGTCAATGGGATCTCTTTAGAACTTCTGCTAAAAACTCACAAAGAACTTTCTAAATTTTGCGAGCCTTTTTATTTTATACATAAAAATCTTTTGCAACAAGGCTTAAAAAAGCTTGGACTTAAGGCTGAGAAGCTAAATTTAGTGCATTTTGAAGATGATTTAAAAAATGAGCTAAGTTTTAAAAAAGATAAAAATTTCACTATCCTTAACTATAAAAGTAAGCTTGGCATGAAAGTAAGCAGTGATTTTAAGATCACTCCCTCTAAAATCGATAAAAAAAGTGGCTTATATAGTTTTTTAAGTTTCAAAGCAGCTTCAAATTTCACTTATCAAGGCTTTGCTGATGCTTTGCTTACCCTGCCCATACACAAAAAGGCGTGGCAAGAAGCTCATATAGAGTATAAAGGGCATACTCAGGCTTTGAGTGATTTTTTTAAAAGAGAGGCGATCATGATGCTTGGGTGTTCAAAGCTCTTTGTGGGCTTATTTACCGAGCATATCCCCCTTAAAGAAGTAAGCAAACGAATAAGCCTTGAGCCTTTGAGTAAATTTTTAACCCGTTTTGCTCTAAATACAGGCTTTGAAAAGGTTGGTGTGCTTGGTTTTAATCCCCACGCTTCTGATTTTGGAGCTATAGGTGGGGAAGAAGAAAAGATCATGAAACAAGCTATCAAAATAGCTAATGCTTATCTTGCCTTTAAAAACTCCTCTAGAACAAAACAAAGTGAGTTTTTAAGCAAAATGGAACTCAAAGATAAAAAGAGCCTTTTTAAAAAGCTCTTGGAAGATGAAAATTTGATTGATGAGCTTAAAAAATTATCAAAATATAAAGAAATTTATCTTAAAGAAATTCTAGTTAGCGATAGTGCCTTTACTAAAAATTCGCTCAAACGCTGTAACCGCCTAGTTTGCATGTATCACGATCTTGGCTTAGCGGCTTTAAAAGCCTTATATTTTGAAAAAAGCATTAATGTAAGCTTAAATTTACCCATCATAAGAACAAGCGTTGATCATGGCACAGCCTTTGATATAGCCTACAAAAACGCAAAGATTAACACCAAAAGCTATAAAGAAGCTGCAAAAATGGCTGTAAAATTTGCACAAACAAAAAAAATGTCTTAA
- the hypF gene encoding carbamoyltransferase HypF codes for MCLFTYKFQISGLVQGVGFRPFIYNLALKLKLCGKVYNDSKGVVIILTCDELSLTHFIEQIYQNLPPLARIESLVYEKIAFKEFKSFYIASSKHSTKTSPMLSDFALCKECEAEFYDPKNPRFHYPFITCTHCGVRFGIIKNLPYDRKNTTMSKFIMCDFCKSEYSDPTNRRFHAQPISCPKCAIKVSLKDNQKNILANDEFAFKEAARLLKEGKILAIKGMGGFHLVCDAFNEKSVKELRVRKNRPKKPFALMCKNLEQALNLAHISEKEQELLQGKLKPIVILKAKKVFSQIAPDIDKIGIMLAYTPFHLLLFEYFQNPIIATSANLSGESIIYQDDILFEKLHQVFDFVLDYDREIYNSSDDSIAQIIGEDTMYLRTSRGLNPAYLPFKSSYSKQALALGSELKNEFVAYYDNKLLISAYIGDLKSVDVRERFTKTLDFFVQNYNLNFSQILSDKHPNFSYVAEFKDYECLKVQHHFAHICATLFEYKIYDEEVLAFVYDGTGYGDDKSIWGGEIFKANMKKYERIAHFKPFKLIGADIKNIQNLALALIFEYELFDEAKHFLEKIDTKTLHNVKKIYTQSSLKTSSLGRIIDAFGAIIFDQQRLDYEAQIGLLMEKHYDFSLDFSYKFECFENKICVKNALKQVLKDRFDKNKACTGFLNALADCIMSYANENLKALNLKEVILCGGVFQNKTLLEILKRKNFKFKVPLAFPPNDSSIALGQMVHFLCKF; via the coding sequence ATGTGCCTCTTTACATATAAATTTCAAATTTCAGGGCTCGTTCAAGGCGTGGGCTTTCGCCCTTTTATCTACAATCTTGCCTTAAAACTCAAGCTTTGTGGCAAGGTGTATAATGACAGCAAAGGCGTTGTTATCATTCTAACTTGCGATGAATTAAGCTTAACTCATTTTATAGAGCAAATTTATCAAAATTTACCCCCTTTAGCAAGGATAGAAAGCTTAGTTTATGAAAAAATAGCTTTTAAAGAATTTAAAAGTTTTTACATCGCTTCCTCAAAACACAGCACGAAAACAAGTCCAATGCTTAGTGATTTTGCTTTATGTAAAGAATGCGAGGCTGAATTTTACGACCCTAAAAATCCACGCTTTCATTATCCTTTTATCACTTGCACACATTGTGGGGTGCGATTTGGTATTATTAAAAATTTGCCTTATGATAGAAAAAACACGACCATGAGTAAATTTATCATGTGCGATTTTTGCAAAAGTGAATATAGCGATCCTACAAATCGTCGTTTTCACGCTCAGCCCATATCTTGTCCTAAGTGTGCTATTAAAGTATCTTTAAAAGATAATCAAAAAAATATTCTAGCAAATGATGAGTTTGCTTTTAAAGAGGCTGCAAGGCTTTTAAAAGAGGGAAAAATCCTTGCTATAAAGGGTATGGGTGGATTTCATCTTGTTTGTGATGCTTTTAATGAAAAAAGCGTTAAAGAATTAAGAGTGCGTAAAAATCGCCCTAAAAAGCCTTTTGCATTAATGTGTAAGAATTTAGAACAAGCCTTAAATTTAGCCCATATTAGCGAAAAAGAACAAGAGCTTTTACAAGGAAAATTAAAGCCCATAGTTATTTTAAAAGCAAAAAAAGTTTTTTCTCAAATTGCACCTGATATAGATAAAATAGGCATTATGCTAGCTTATACGCCCTTTCATCTTTTGCTTTTTGAGTATTTTCAAAATCCAATTATTGCCACAAGTGCAAATTTAAGCGGAGAAAGCATTATTTATCAAGATGATATTTTATTTGAAAAACTTCATCAAGTTTTTGATTTTGTTTTAGATTATGATAGAGAAATTTACAATTCAAGCGATGATAGCATAGCTCAAATTATAGGAGAGGATACAATGTATCTTCGCACCTCAAGAGGGCTTAATCCTGCGTATTTGCCTTTTAAAAGCTCATATTCAAAACAAGCTCTTGCTTTAGGCTCTGAACTTAAGAATGAATTTGTAGCTTATTATGATAATAAGCTTTTAATTTCTGCTTATATAGGGGATTTAAAAAGCGTTGATGTGCGTGAAAGATTTACAAAAACTTTGGATTTTTTCGTGCAAAATTATAATTTAAATTTTTCTCAAATTCTTAGCGATAAGCACCCAAATTTTAGCTATGTGGCTGAGTTTAAAGACTATGAATGCCTAAAGGTTCAACATCATTTTGCCCACATTTGTGCCACGCTTTTTGAATATAAAATTTATGATGAAGAGGTTTTAGCCTTTGTATATGATGGCACAGGCTATGGTGATGATAAGAGTATTTGGGGTGGAGAAATCTTTAAAGCCAATATGAAAAAATATGAAAGAATAGCTCATTTTAAGCCCTTTAAACTCATAGGAGCGGATATAAAAAATATCCAAAATCTTGCTTTAGCTCTCATCTTTGAATACGAACTTTTTGATGAAGCAAAGCATTTTTTAGAAAAAATTGACACAAAAACCTTGCATAACGTGAAAAAAATTTATACACAAAGTAGTTTAAAAACCAGCTCTTTAGGACGGATTATCGATGCTTTTGGAGCGATTATCTTTGATCAACAAAGGCTTGATTATGAGGCTCAAATCGGACTTTTAATGGAAAAACACTATGATTTTAGCCTTGATTTTTCTTATAAATTTGAATGTTTTGAAAATAAAATTTGCGTAAAAAATGCTCTAAAGCAAGTTTTAAAAGATCGTTTTGATAAAAACAAAGCTTGCACAGGCTTTTTAAATGCTTTGGCTGATTGTATCATGAGCTATGCAAATGAAAATTTAAAGGCTCTTAATCTTAAAGAAGTGATTTTGTGTGGTGGGGTTTTTCAAAACAAAACCTTACTTGAAATTTTAAAACGCAAGAATTTTAAATTTAAAGTGCCTTTAGCTTTTCCACCAAATGATAGCTCTATAGCATTAGGGCAAATGGTGCATTTTTTGTGCAAATTTTAA
- the uvrC gene encoding excinuclease ABC subunit UvrC, producing the protein MQKKPESLLEKELQSLPNTPGVYQFFNAQNKLLYVGKAKDLKKRVRSYFAFSPSLHASSKNSLRIQKMIAEAVHLEFINTSSEADALILENSFIKQLHPKYNILLRDDKTYPYIYIDFEEDFARFKITRKIIKKPKIKYFGPFFKGAKALLDALYFYYPLKQKQSCDKPCIFYQISRCLAPCAGLISKAEYEKILQRATKALLNPSILIKNLEHSMLELAKNENYEEAAKLRDQIATIKDLEVKIELDIARLEDFDIFALAFENELLCTLRFVIQDGKIISVYHRLSSLKEFDKNEAYKQFILESFSIDTPLSSNKIFIYEDFEDRQVLQDLLCQRFEKKISINAPKIGEKRKICDLAFQNAKQMIKNQSKDKESSLLNELRSYFELEHLPQRIEVFDNSHMQGRAIVGAMIVYEKGFQKAAYRHFHLNHNNDYEQMKELLTKRAMNFEKNPAPDLWLIDGGKTLLKLADEIAKSSGANIDILAISKEKIDAKAHRAKGFARDKIHSLRGEFSLSVQDERLLFLQKLRDEAHRFAISFHQHTKKKQDLQSSKLKGLGLSEGVLQKLLAYFGDFENIYKADFKELEALCGSKNASKIKNLV; encoded by the coding sequence ATGCAAAAAAAGCCTGAAAGCTTGCTTGAAAAAGAGCTTCAAAGCCTGCCTAATACACCCGGAGTATATCAATTTTTTAACGCTCAAAATAAGCTTTTATATGTGGGCAAGGCAAAGGATCTTAAAAAAAGGGTTCGCTCTTATTTTGCCTTTAGTCCAAGCTTGCACGCAAGTTCTAAAAATTCCTTACGCATTCAAAAAATGATCGCTGAGGCTGTGCATTTGGAATTTATCAACACAAGCTCAGAAGCTGACGCTCTCATCTTAGAAAATTCCTTTATCAAGCAATTACACCCAAAATACAATATCTTATTAAGAGATGATAAGACCTATCCTTATATTTATATTGATTTTGAAGAGGATTTTGCAAGATTTAAGATCACAAGAAAGATCATTAAAAAGCCTAAGATCAAGTATTTTGGTCCCTTTTTTAAAGGAGCAAAAGCACTTTTAGACGCCCTTTATTTTTACTATCCTTTAAAGCAAAAGCAAAGCTGTGATAAGCCTTGTATTTTTTACCAAATTTCTCGCTGTCTTGCTCCTTGTGCTGGGCTTATTTCAAAGGCTGAATATGAAAAGATCTTACAAAGGGCTACAAAGGCTCTTTTAAATCCTAGCATTTTGATTAAGAATTTAGAACACTCCATGCTTGAGCTTGCTAAAAATGAAAACTACGAAGAAGCAGCCAAGCTAAGAGATCAAATCGCTACCATAAAAGATTTAGAAGTTAAAATAGAACTTGATATAGCAAGGCTTGAGGACTTTGATATCTTTGCTTTAGCTTTTGAAAATGAGCTTTTATGCACCCTTCGCTTTGTGATTCAAGACGGCAAAATCATCAGCGTATATCATAGGCTAAGTTCTTTGAAAGAATTTGATAAAAACGAAGCTTATAAGCAATTCATACTTGAAAGTTTTAGCATAGATACGCCTTTGAGTTCAAATAAAATTTTTATCTATGAAGACTTTGAGGATAGGCAGGTTTTGCAGGATTTGCTTTGTCAAAGATTTGAGAAAAAAATCAGCATAAATGCTCCAAAAATAGGCGAAAAAAGAAAAATTTGTGATCTAGCCTTTCAAAATGCTAAGCAAATGATCAAAAATCAAAGCAAGGACAAGGAAAGTTCTCTTTTAAATGAGCTTAGATCTTATTTTGAGCTTGAGCATTTGCCTCAAAGAATAGAGGTTTTTGATAATTCTCATATGCAAGGAAGGGCTATTGTTGGGGCTATGATAGTGTATGAAAAAGGCTTTCAAAAGGCTGCTTATAGGCATTTTCATCTAAATCATAATAATGATTATGAGCAAATGAAAGAGCTTTTAACTAAAAGAGCGATGAACTTTGAAAAAAATCCAGCTCCTGATTTGTGGCTCATAGACGGAGGCAAAACTTTACTAAAACTTGCTGATGAAATTGCTAAAAGTAGCGGAGCAAATATCGATATACTAGCCATTTCAAAGGAAAAAATTGACGCAAAGGCTCACAGGGCAAAGGGCTTTGCTAGGGATAAAATTCATTCTTTAAGGGGCGAGTTTAGCTTAAGCGTGCAAGATGAGAGGCTTTTATTTTTACAAAAACTGCGTGATGAGGCGCATCGCTTTGCAATCTCTTTTCATCAACACACAAAGAAAAAGCAAGATTTACAAAGCTCAAAGCTTAAAGGCTTGGGGCTTAGCGAGGGAGTTTTGCAAAAATTATTAGCTTATTTTGGGGACTTTGAAAATATTTATAAGGCTGATTTTAAAGAGCTTGAAGCTCTTTGTGGAAGCAAGAATGCAAGCAAGATTAAAAATTTAGTTTGA
- a CDS encoding Ppx/GppA family phosphatase: MLGIDLGSNTLRAVLMDTNLNILQEDEFIISAAKNLNESGKIGTQAIEKLKNALKTMQEKGYELRSAKAVATAAFRRASNSLEIFETLKKEFGICFEIIDAKTEAKLSILGMQNALLRLNFLEKNLAFCDLGGASCELSFGRNYESFDFGIITFYEKSRTLEQNLSNFNFKKLLKKSNFLQKCKDKKLKLHFMIDDKRLKDLAFKAFDEVSLAKKHLRKFKGKTIVLNSGVPTTLLALKQGIMYEDYQASFINGKCLVLNDFLKFGFKLWKMDKLYAKIAVGHNRKNYLSAGCFLFYALFDKYKFVVVDEGLREGICVNEFNQRRKNER, encoded by the coding sequence ATGCTGGGCATTGATCTTGGTTCAAATACCTTAAGAGCTGTTTTAATGGATACAAATTTAAATATCTTACAAGAAGATGAGTTCATCATCTCTGCAGCTAAAAATTTAAATGAAAGTGGAAAAATAGGCACTCAAGCTATAGAAAAACTCAAAAATGCTTTAAAAACTATGCAAGAAAAAGGATATGAGCTAAGAAGTGCTAAGGCTGTAGCTACAGCAGCTTTTAGAAGAGCAAGCAATAGCTTGGAAATTTTTGAGACTTTAAAGAAAGAATTTGGGATTTGCTTTGAAATAATTGATGCAAAAACAGAGGCAAAACTTAGTATCTTAGGTATGCAAAATGCTCTTTTGAGACTCAATTTTTTAGAAAAAAACTTAGCTTTTTGTGATTTGGGTGGTGCTTCTTGCGAGCTTTCCTTTGGCAGAAATTATGAAAGTTTTGATTTTGGTATCATTACCTTTTATGAAAAAAGTCGCACTCTAGAGCAAAATTTAAGTAATTTTAACTTCAAAAAACTTCTTAAAAAATCAAATTTCTTGCAAAAATGTAAGGATAAAAAGCTTAAGCTTCATTTTATGATAGATGATAAAAGGCTCAAAGATCTTGCTTTTAAAGCCTTTGATGAGGTAAGTTTAGCTAAAAAGCATTTAAGAAAATTTAAGGGAAAAACCATAGTTTTAAACTCTGGAGTTCCTACAACCTTGCTTGCTCTAAAGCAGGGCATCATGTATGAGGACTATCAGGCAAGCTTTATCAATGGCAAGTGTTTAGTTTTGAACGATTTTTTAAAATTTGGTTTTAAACTTTGGAAAATGGACAAGCTTTATGCTAAAATAGCAGTAGGACACAACCGCAAAAACTACTTAAGTGCTGGTTGTTTCTTGTTTTACGCACTCTTTGATAAGTATAAATTTGTCGTTGTTGATGAGGGTTTAAGAGAAGGTATTTGCGTAAATGAGTTCAATCAAAGGAGAAAAAATGAGCGTTAA
- a CDS encoding methyl-accepting chemotaxis protein: MLTQNKERAVALQNSAATVSQINSSMQSIATRTQEVSSKADDIKAIVTVIKDISEQTNLLALNAAIEAARAGEYGRGFAVVADEVRSLAERTDKSLGEIEVNINVLVQSINDMSNSIQEQVQGLGQIDESVSNLENLMHKSADITEKTNQIAIRVDDIAQNILEDVNQKRI, from the coding sequence ATGCTCACACAAAACAAAGAGCGAGCCGTAGCACTTCAAAACTCAGCAGCCACAGTAAGCCAGATTAACTCCTCAATGCAAAGCATTGCCACAAGAACTCAAGAAGTAAGCTCAAAGGCTGATGACATAAAGGCTATTGTTACAGTCATTAAAGATATATCAGAGCAAACCAATCTTTTAGCTCTTAATGCAGCTATAGAAGCTGCTCGTGCAGGGGAGTATGGCAGAGGCTTTGCTGTGGTTGCTGATGAGGTAAGAAGCTTGGCTGAAAGAACTGATAAATCCTTAGGAGAAATAGAAGTAAATATCAATGTCTTAGTGCAAAGCATAAATGATATGAGTAATTCTATACAAGAGCAAGTTCAGGGTTTAGGGCAAATTGATGAAAGTGTCAGCAATCTAGAAAATTTAATGCACAAGAGTGCTGACATAACAGAAAAGACAAATCAAATAGCCATAAGGGTTGATGATATTGCTCAAAATATCTTAGAAGATGTAAATCAAAAAAGAATTTAA
- a CDS encoding GatB/YqeY domain-containing protein — MSVKARILDEIKEAMRAKDEFKRDSLRTLNAAFKQVEVDERVELDDERIYKIIASEIKKRNDAATLYKQGNREDLAAKELKEAELFACYLPKQLDDNELETALKALIQELQITSLKEQGILMKEAKAKFGASVDGKRLNEMVRKLLT; from the coding sequence ATGAGCGTTAAGGCTAGAATTTTAGATGAGATCAAAGAAGCTATGAGGGCTAAAGACGAGTTTAAGCGAGATAGTCTAAGGACTTTAAACGCAGCTTTTAAGCAAGTAGAAGTTGATGAAAGGGTGGAACTTGATGATGAAAGGATTTATAAGATCATCGCAAGTGAGATCAAAAAACGAAATGATGCTGCTACTCTTTACAAACAAGGAAACAGAGAGGATTTAGCGGCTAAAGAACTAAAAGAAGCTGAACTTTTTGCTTGCTATCTACCAAAACAACTTGATGATAACGAGCTTGAAACAGCCCTAAAAGCCTTGATACAAGAACTTCAAATCACAAGCCTTAAAGAACAAGGCATTTTGATGAAAGAAGCAAAGGCTAAATTTGGAGCAAGTGTTGATGGAAAAAGGCTTAATGAAATGGTGAGAAAGCTTTTGACTTAA
- a CDS encoding class I SAM-dependent methyltransferase, translating into MFIYQYIKHPKRVGALCSSSQKLGLVITKDLNLKKASNIVEIGSGTGAFTRHILKQKQENTNFFAVEINQTMAINLVKKVGKIDIEVGDAKSLKQMLERRNMPHANLIISGIPWAMLKDIEQERLLQVIYESLAENGEFRTFAYILPTLKAKNFRQKLFKLFKEVQISKTIWQNIPPAFVYFCKK; encoded by the coding sequence ATGTTTATTTACCAGTACATAAAACACCCCAAACGCGTAGGAGCTTTATGTTCTAGTTCTCAAAAACTTGGTCTTGTTATTACAAAAGATTTAAATTTAAAAAAAGCTTCTAATATAGTAGAAATAGGTTCTGGAACAGGAGCATTCACAAGACACATACTCAAGCAAAAACAAGAAAATACTAATTTTTTTGCTGTTGAGATCAATCAAACCATGGCAATAAATTTAGTAAAAAAAGTTGGCAAAATCGATATAGAAGTAGGCGATGCCAAGTCTTTAAAGCAAATGCTAGAAAGAAGAAATATGCCTCATGCAAACCTCATTATCAGTGGAATTCCTTGGGCTATGCTTAAGGACATAGAGCAAGAAAGGCTTTTGCAAGTGATTTATGAGAGCTTAGCTGAAAATGGAGAATTTCGAACCTTTGCTTATATCCTACCTACACTTAAGGCTAAAAATTTTAGACAAAAACTATTTAAACTTTTTAAAGAAGTTCAAATTTCAAAAACAATTTGGCAAAATATTCCGCCTGCTTTTGTATATTTTTGTAAAAAATAA